Proteins encoded within one genomic window of Cucumis sativus cultivar 9930 chromosome 3, Cucumber_9930_V3, whole genome shotgun sequence:
- the LOC101219355 gene encoding THO complex subunit 3 — protein MEESAQAFKNLHSREYQGHKKKVHSVAWNCTGMKLASGSVDQTARVWHIEPHGHGKVKDVELKGHTDSVDQLCWDPKHSDLIATASGDKTVRLWDARNGKCSQQAELSGENINITYKPDGTHIAVGNRDDELTILDVRKFKPVHKRKFNYEVNEIAWNMTGEMFFLTTGNGTVEVLAYPSLRPIETLMAHTAGCYCIAIDPVGGYFAVGSADSLVSLWDISQMLCVRTFTKLEWPVRTISFNHTGEYIASASEDLFIDISNVQTGRTVHQIPCRAAMNSVEWNPKHNLLAYAGDDKNKYQADEGIFRIFGFESP, from the exons ATGGAGGAATCAGCCCAAGCTTTCAAGAATCTTCACAGCAGAGAGTATCAAGGTCACAAGAAgaag GTACATTCTGTGGCATGGAATTGCACGGGCATGAAGCTTGCTTCCGGTTCTGTTGATCAAACTGCTCGAGTTTGGCATATTGAGCCTCACGGACAT GGTAAGGTTAAGGATGTTGAGTTGAAAGGGCACACTGATAGTGTAGATCAGCTTTGCTGGGACCCTAAACATTCTGATCTTATAGCAACTGCATCTGGAGACAAGACTGTTCGACTATGGGATGCTCGCA ATGGGAAATGCTCACAGCAAGCTGAGCTCAGTGGGGAAAATATCAACATCACCTACAAACCTGATGGGACACACATCGCTGTTGGAAATAGG GATGATGAACTTACAATTCTGGATGTTAGGAAGTTTAAACCAGTTCACAAGCGCAAGTTCAACTATGAG GTGAATGAAATTGCATGGAACATGACTGGGGAGATGTTTTTCCTGACAACTGGAAATG GTACTGTTGAAGTACTAGCATACCCATCGCTTCGACCAATCGAAACTCTTATGGCTCATACAGCGGGTTGTTACTGCATTGCGATTGACCCTGTTGGAGG GTATTTTGCAGTTGGAAGTGCTGATTCATTAGTTAGCTTATGGGATATATCGCAGATGCTTTGTGTGCGAACATTTACAAAACTTGA ATGGCCTGTTAGAACAATAAGTTTCAACCACACAGGAGAATACATTGCTTCTGCCAGTGAGGATTTGTTCATTGATATA TCAAATGTTCAAACGGGACGAACGGTTCATCAGATTCCTTGTCGGGCTGCAATGAACAGTGTGGAGTGGAATCCTAAACATAACTTACTTGCATATGCTGGGGATGACAAGAACAAGTATCAGGCTGATGAAG GTATTTTTAGGATCTTTGGGTTTGAAAGTCCATGA
- the LOC101218880 gene encoding actin-related protein 8 isoform X1 translates to MAMLLRKVWGSVSTRSRLHLENSSTGFEESSLGDFDRIPVEILMQILQLAGPKTTAKMGMLCKSWRSLVSSDNTLWIFFLQNQLEPWDSVLFGETKLASGYPLETFSGQMMPLSFMKVYNKRAEVPGSVIIDGGSGYCKFGWSKYDGPSGRSATFLEFGNIESPMYSRLRHFFATIYSRMRVKTSFYPVVVSLPICHYDDTESAKASRQQLKEAIYSVLFDMNVPSVCAINQATLALYAARKTSGIVVNVGFQVTSIVPILHGKVMRKVGVEVVGLGALKLTGYLRELMQQNNIHFESMYTVRTLKENLCYVAEDYEAELTKDTQASYEAAGEGWFTLSKERFQTGEILFQPRMGGVRAMGLHEAVALCMDHCHAAELSYDDSWFKTVVLSGGSACLPGLAERLQKELYGLLPSPLSNGIRVIPPPYGTDTAWFGARLISNLSTFPNHWCITKKQFRQKSKLNLIW, encoded by the exons ATGGCTATGTTGCTCAGAAAAGTTTGGGGATCCGTCTCTACTCGGTCTCGATTGCACTTGGAAAACTCGTCTACTGGGTTTGAAGAGTCGTCGTTGGGTGACTTTGATCGGATTCCTGTGGAAATACTGATGCAAATACTTCAATTAGCTGGCCCTAAGACCACAGCTAAAATGGGCATGCTTTGTAAGTCTTGGAGATCTCTTGTTTCTTCTGATAATActctttggattttttttcttcaaaatcaattggaGCCTTGGGATTCTGTTTTATTTGGAGAAACTAAGTTGGCTTCTGGATACCCTCTTGa AACATTTTCTGGTCAGATGATGCCATTGTCATTTATGAAAGTATATAACAAACGGGCTGAAGTACCGGGCTCTGTTATCATTGATG GTGGTTCTGGTTATTGCAAATTTGGTTGGAGCAAATACGATGGTCCGTCCGGGCGTTCTGCAACATTTTTG GAATTTGGGAACATCGAATCTCCTATGTATTCTAGACTTCGGCATTTTTTTGCTACTATTTATAGCAG GATGCGGGTTAAAACATCTTTCTATCCAGTGGTAGTGTCATTACCAATTTGCCATTATGATG ATACTGAATCTGCCAAAGCATCGAGACAGCAACTCAAAGAAGCCATCTATTCTGTGTTATTTGACATGAATGTCCCTTCTGTTTGTGCCATTAATCAG GCAACACTAGCCTTGTATGCTGCAAGAAAAACTTCGGGAATTGTTGTCAATGTTGGGTTCCAGGTGACTTCAATTGTCCCAA TTCTACATGGTAAAGTAATGCGGAAAGTGGGGGTTGAAGTTGTGGGGCTGGGAGCTTTAAAGCTTACAGGGTACCTCCGAGAGCTGATGCAACagaataatatacattttgaGTCAATGTACACTGTTCGTACATTGAAAGAG AATCTATGTTATGTTGCCGAAGACTACGAAGCTGAATTGACCAAAGATACTCAAGCATCCTATGAAGCTGCTGGAGAAGGTTGGTTTACCCTTTCCAAAGAGCGATTTCAAACCGGAGAGATCTTATTTCAACCACGTATGGGGGGAGT GCGAGCAATGGGGCTGCACGAAGCTGTTGCACTTTGCATGGACCATTGCCATGCTGCTGAACTGTCATATGATGATTCTTGGTTCAAGACTGTGGTTTTGTCAGGTGGCAGTGCTTGTCTTCCAGGACTTGCAG AAAGGTTGCAGAAGGAACTTTATGGGCTTCTTCCTTCACCATTGTCCAACGGAATCAGAGTCATTCCTCCACCATATGGTACAGACACAGCTTGGTTTGGGGCAAGGCTTATTAGCAAT CTAAGTACCTTCCCTAATCATTGGTGTATTACAAAGAAGCAATTCCGACAAAAGTCAAAACTCAACCTCATTTGGTGA
- the LOC101218880 gene encoding actin-related protein 8 isoform X2: protein MAMLLRKVWGSVSTRSRLHLENSSTGFEESSLGDFDRIPVEILMQILQLAGPKTTAKMGMLCKSWRSLVSSDNTLWIFFLQNQLEPWDSVLFGETKLASGYPLETFSGQMMPLSFMKVYNKRAEVPGSVIIDGGSGYCKFGWSKYDGPSGRSATFLEFGNIESPMYSRLRHFFATIYSRMRVKTSFYPVVVSLPICHYDDTESAKASRQQLKEAIYSVLFDMNVPSVCAINQATLALYAARKTSGIVVNVGFQVTSIVPILHGKVMRKVGVEVVGLGALKLTGYLRELMQQNNIHFESMYTVRTLKENLCYVAEDYEAELTKDTQASYEAAGEGWFTLSKERFQTGEILFQPRMGGVRAMGLHEAVALCMDHCHAAELSYDDSWFKTVVLSGGSACLPGLAGCRRNFMGFFLHHCPTESESFLHHMVQTQLGLGQGLLAI, encoded by the exons ATGGCTATGTTGCTCAGAAAAGTTTGGGGATCCGTCTCTACTCGGTCTCGATTGCACTTGGAAAACTCGTCTACTGGGTTTGAAGAGTCGTCGTTGGGTGACTTTGATCGGATTCCTGTGGAAATACTGATGCAAATACTTCAATTAGCTGGCCCTAAGACCACAGCTAAAATGGGCATGCTTTGTAAGTCTTGGAGATCTCTTGTTTCTTCTGATAATActctttggattttttttcttcaaaatcaattggaGCCTTGGGATTCTGTTTTATTTGGAGAAACTAAGTTGGCTTCTGGATACCCTCTTGa AACATTTTCTGGTCAGATGATGCCATTGTCATTTATGAAAGTATATAACAAACGGGCTGAAGTACCGGGCTCTGTTATCATTGATG GTGGTTCTGGTTATTGCAAATTTGGTTGGAGCAAATACGATGGTCCGTCCGGGCGTTCTGCAACATTTTTG GAATTTGGGAACATCGAATCTCCTATGTATTCTAGACTTCGGCATTTTTTTGCTACTATTTATAGCAG GATGCGGGTTAAAACATCTTTCTATCCAGTGGTAGTGTCATTACCAATTTGCCATTATGATG ATACTGAATCTGCCAAAGCATCGAGACAGCAACTCAAAGAAGCCATCTATTCTGTGTTATTTGACATGAATGTCCCTTCTGTTTGTGCCATTAATCAG GCAACACTAGCCTTGTATGCTGCAAGAAAAACTTCGGGAATTGTTGTCAATGTTGGGTTCCAGGTGACTTCAATTGTCCCAA TTCTACATGGTAAAGTAATGCGGAAAGTGGGGGTTGAAGTTGTGGGGCTGGGAGCTTTAAAGCTTACAGGGTACCTCCGAGAGCTGATGCAACagaataatatacattttgaGTCAATGTACACTGTTCGTACATTGAAAGAG AATCTATGTTATGTTGCCGAAGACTACGAAGCTGAATTGACCAAAGATACTCAAGCATCCTATGAAGCTGCTGGAGAAGGTTGGTTTACCCTTTCCAAAGAGCGATTTCAAACCGGAGAGATCTTATTTCAACCACGTATGGGGGGAGT GCGAGCAATGGGGCTGCACGAAGCTGTTGCACTTTGCATGGACCATTGCCATGCTGCTGAACTGTCATATGATGATTCTTGGTTCAAGACTGTGGTTTTGTCAGGTGGCAGTGCTTGTCTTCCAGGACTTGCAG GTTGCAGAAGGAACTTTATGGGCTTCTTCCTTCACCATTGTCCAACGGAATCAGAGTCATTCCTCCACCATATGGTACAGACACAGCTTGGTTTGGGGCAAGGCTTATTAGCAAT CTAA
- the LOC101218641 gene encoding photosystem I reaction center subunit V, chloroplastic produces MAAAASSSAVFAAPTFSATATRQQPNPTTISFQGLRALPSVKSSRSVVATKSRRSMTVKAELNPSLVISLSTGLSLFLGRFVFFNFQRENVGKQVPEQNGLTHFEAGDVRAKEYVSLLKSNDPVGFNIVDVLAWGSIGHIVAYYILATSSNGYDPKFF; encoded by the coding sequence ATGGCCGCCGCCGCCTCCTCCTCCGCTGTCTTCGCCGCCCCGACCTTCTCGGCTACCGCCACGAGGCAGCAGCCCAACCCCACCACCATATCGTTCCAAGGCCTCCGTGCGCTCCCCAGCGTGAAATCCAGCCGGTCGGTTGTCGCCACAAAGAGCCGGAGATCGATGACGGTGAAGGCGGAACTCAATCCATCTCTAGTGATAAGCCTAAGCACAGGGCTGTCCTTGTTCTTAGGGAGGTTTGTGTTCTTCAATTTCCAAAGGGAGAATGTGGGCAAGCAAGTGCCAGAGCAAAATGGGCTAACTCATTTTGAGGCTGGTGATGTTAGGGCTAAAGAATATGTTAGCCTCTTGAAATCTAATGATCCTGTTGGGTTTAATATTGTTGATGTTCTTGCTTGGGGTTCAATTGGTCATATTGTTGCTTATTATATCTTGGCTACTTCTAGCAATGGATATGATCCTAAGTTCTTCTAG
- the LOC101219117 gene encoding probable calcium-binding protein CML21: protein MGSVVGKLESPRECVPETKLEAKMVETMKQRATKGSIIRSFDCIILKFPKIDDSLRNCKTIFQQFDEDLNGIIDRRELKKCFDGLEILLTEEEIDDLFDACDISTAMGMKFNEFIVLLCLVYLLKDDPNAVFSKSQFGMPKLEQTFESLVDAFVFLDKNKDGYVSKSEMVSAINETTSGERSSGRIAMRRFEEMDWDKNGMVNFKEFLFAFTRWVGIDENEDGEEEEEE, encoded by the exons ATGGGGAGTGTGGTGGGGAAGTTGGAATCTCCTAGGGAATGTGTACCAGAAACAAAACTTGAAGCCAAAATGGTTGAGACAATGAAACAAAGAGCAACGAAAGGAAGCATCATTAGGTCATTTGATTGCATAATCTTGAAATTCCCCAAAATCGATGATAGCCTTAGAAACTGCAAAACTATTTTCCAACAGTTTG ATGAGGATTTGAATGGGATAATTGATCGTCGGGAGCTTAAAAAATGCTTTGACGGGCTGGAGATTTTGCTTACAGAGGAGGAAATCGATGATCTCTTTGATGCTTGTGATATTAGTACAGCTATGGGAATGAAGTTCAATGAATTCATTGTACTTCTCTGCCTTGTCTATCTTCTCAAGGATGATCCCAATGCTGTATTTTCT AAATCCCAATTCGGAATGCCAAAATTGGAGCAGACATTTGAATCATTGGTTGATGCATTCGTGTTCTTGGACAAGAATAAGGATGGATACGTAAGCAAGAGCGAGATGGTATCTGCAATAAACGAAACCACGTCGGGAGAACGTTCTTCAGGGCGGATAGCAATGAGGAGATTCG AGGAGATGGACTGGGACAAAAATGGAATGGTAAACTTCAAAGAATTTCTCTTCGCATTCACCCGTTGGGTTGGAATCGACGAGAATGAGGACGgagaggaggaagaggaagaatga
- the LOC101218880 gene encoding actin-related protein 8 isoform X3: MMPLSFMKVYNKRAEVPGSVIIDGGSGYCKFGWSKYDGPSGRSATFLEFGNIESPMYSRLRHFFATIYSRMRVKTSFYPVVVSLPICHYDDTESAKASRQQLKEAIYSVLFDMNVPSVCAINQATLALYAARKTSGIVVNVGFQVTSIVPILHGKVMRKVGVEVVGLGALKLTGYLRELMQQNNIHFESMYTVRTLKENLCYVAEDYEAELTKDTQASYEAAGEGWFTLSKERFQTGEILFQPRMGGVRAMGLHEAVALCMDHCHAAELSYDDSWFKTVVLSGGSACLPGLAERLQKELYGLLPSPLSNGIRVIPPPYGTDTAWFGARLISNLSTFPNHWCITKKQFRQKSKLNLIW, translated from the exons ATGATGCCATTGTCATTTATGAAAGTATATAACAAACGGGCTGAAGTACCGGGCTCTGTTATCATTGATG GTGGTTCTGGTTATTGCAAATTTGGTTGGAGCAAATACGATGGTCCGTCCGGGCGTTCTGCAACATTTTTG GAATTTGGGAACATCGAATCTCCTATGTATTCTAGACTTCGGCATTTTTTTGCTACTATTTATAGCAG GATGCGGGTTAAAACATCTTTCTATCCAGTGGTAGTGTCATTACCAATTTGCCATTATGATG ATACTGAATCTGCCAAAGCATCGAGACAGCAACTCAAAGAAGCCATCTATTCTGTGTTATTTGACATGAATGTCCCTTCTGTTTGTGCCATTAATCAG GCAACACTAGCCTTGTATGCTGCAAGAAAAACTTCGGGAATTGTTGTCAATGTTGGGTTCCAGGTGACTTCAATTGTCCCAA TTCTACATGGTAAAGTAATGCGGAAAGTGGGGGTTGAAGTTGTGGGGCTGGGAGCTTTAAAGCTTACAGGGTACCTCCGAGAGCTGATGCAACagaataatatacattttgaGTCAATGTACACTGTTCGTACATTGAAAGAG AATCTATGTTATGTTGCCGAAGACTACGAAGCTGAATTGACCAAAGATACTCAAGCATCCTATGAAGCTGCTGGAGAAGGTTGGTTTACCCTTTCCAAAGAGCGATTTCAAACCGGAGAGATCTTATTTCAACCACGTATGGGGGGAGT GCGAGCAATGGGGCTGCACGAAGCTGTTGCACTTTGCATGGACCATTGCCATGCTGCTGAACTGTCATATGATGATTCTTGGTTCAAGACTGTGGTTTTGTCAGGTGGCAGTGCTTGTCTTCCAGGACTTGCAG AAAGGTTGCAGAAGGAACTTTATGGGCTTCTTCCTTCACCATTGTCCAACGGAATCAGAGTCATTCCTCCACCATATGGTACAGACACAGCTTGGTTTGGGGCAAGGCTTATTAGCAAT CTAAGTACCTTCCCTAATCATTGGTGTATTACAAAGAAGCAATTCCGACAAAAGTCAAAACTCAACCTCATTTGGTGA
- the LOC101219596 gene encoding uncharacterized protein LOC101219596, with product MAETKDSTAAHIVEIPVEQENHTQNLMISVIQHHPLRQISESSGHLLLLKLWQRDEHLFGLRIGRRETKMESLKQQIFQLCCFFFLFHALSLTLLYTSSDPIVCKKWWVPAVVIGATSGVFVIVVQLKLWMYWKARGQLQKEKTENRALTRCVQELRMKGSCFNLSKEPQIGNRMKSSSVEIKWGPLTWFSRNFITISLLGFSAIIFVTSKFILCGF from the coding sequence ATGGCCGAAACCAAAGATTCCACTGCTGCCCACATAGTTGAAATCCCAGTAGAACAAGAAAACCACACTCAAAACCTCATGATCTCTGTAATTCAACACCACCCATTGCGACAAATTTCTGAAAGCTCCGGCCATTTATTACTCTTAAAGCTTTGGCAAAGAGATGAGCATCTCTTCGGTCTCAGAATCGGACGTCGAGAGACAAAAATGGAGTCATTAAAGCAACAAATCTTTCAACTAtgttgcttcttcttcctcttccatgccctctctctcactctcttgTACACTTCCTCTGATCCCATTGTGTGTAAGAAATGGTGGGTTCCGGCAGTGGTGATAGGGGCGACGTCTGGGGTGTTCGTGATCGTGGTGCAGCTGAAATTGTGGATGTATTGGAAAGCAAGAGGGCAGTTACAGAAGGAGAAGACTGAAAACAGAGCACTTACAAGATGTGTTCAAGAACTTAGAATGAAAGGATCTTGCTTTAATTTGTCTAAAGAACCACAAATTGGGAATAGAATGAAGAGTTCTAGTGTGGAGATTAAATGGGGGCCTCTCACTTGGTTTTCAAGGAATTTCATTACCATTTCTCTTCTTGGCTTTTCTGCcattatttttgttacttCCAAGTTCATTCTTTGCGGCTTTTAA